CCTATTTTTCAAAAGTTTCACACTATTTTAAGAACTTTCGTCTAATGTCTTCTATACTCAGCCTACTGCACAGGTTtatcaaacagaaacaaagtAATAGTGTCTGAGTGTATTTAAAAGCATCTTAAAGTAAAATGTTTCCAATCGCAAACACCCCGTAAGATGTTGTGTAGCGGCCTGTTAAAATCCGACCACATCGGTACTGGTGTCGCTACGAGCCATCCCACGTTCCTCGGCAGCACAAAAGAAACAGGTGGGGATAGACgttggaaaattgcatttgtGTTCGATTATTCGATTTGCACTGGAAATCGAAATGTTCTTCCCGGTTCGTTTTCCACACATTCAGCACCATAATCAAACAAGCGAATCCGTACCGAAGGCGTCATTGTCGGTTGGATCATTGTTTCGAATCACGCCCGGTAGGGCGCTGCAACAACAATGAGTAGCAGGGAAAAAatacctcacacacacacacatacacactgccGGAAAACGAACCAACCTCCGGGTACCGGAATTCAATTTAGTggatttgattgtttgccaGCTCAAAGAAAACGAGAAAATTACCAACAAACCGAGATTTTCTTCCCGTTGACTCTACCTCACCCGGTGAAATGCTACCCTCAAACTCACTCACGCACATGGACGGCGGAAGCTCACGTAGGACAGGAGGCTTATAGCAGGCACAACGGAAACCGGAAGCACCGGATCTCTCTCTGGTGTGACTAGAACCAGATCGGATCGGGTTTTGTTTCAGCGATGTATGTAAAATGCTGCGCATCCCCCGGTGCGATGCATCGTGCTTCGATGTTTGGCTTCCGGTGTCGGGAAAGTGTGCAAATAGCTACGCAAAACCCGGCCGCTGATGGTCACCGTTAGGGAAAATCCACCTCACCGGTGAAGCTACGATTTGATGTACGGGTACTTGTGGGGGATTAAccaaaagcgaacgaaaaaacaCTCCGTTTGGAAATGTTCGATGGCACTGCTATAGACAGTGGAGTGGTTCCGGAGGGGGGTTCAGTTTGCGTAGCTTTAACGGTAAGCTGTGCCAAATGCTTTCACGCCAGCGAACGGTCCAGGTAACGCGTTGCCGTTCTTTAATCTTTCGCAGTTTTGCCTGCCACAGCTTATAGCGGCAAGCGTAAGCCGATTGTAAAGCGATGTAATTCACCGACTGGCATTGTGCGTGTCAGACAGAATATCCGAACTCACTGTAGAATTGCTGAGGCTTTATGATGTTCGGTTGGTTGGGTATATGGTGAAGTGTTTATAGATTTTGTAACGCTTTGTGCATAGTCAACTGTATCTaaaggagcaacaaaaaatattgtcaatatgagataaaattataaacaatgtaggtaatttaaatttcaaagtttTATTAATTCAAACGTGTTTCATTCAATGATAGTTGCAATGCAGTTGCTGTTCATCATAAATAGACGAAAAAAtctcaatgaaaaaaaatagcaaaactttAAAACGGGAGAAATTTACAatctttttgttattaaaattatgaaatttaatcaaataatcAGTTCTGACGAATATtcagaataaattattcagaAAAACTGAAAGATGTTTGCAGCACAGTTTGTCCTCTATGTCTTTGAAAGATGAACAATCAAATTTCTCCAAGAACCGAAATCAAAGAATAGTTTAATAATCGATATGTATGTTGAAATATTCCACAACTATCATCGGTCCACACTAAAACAAACGCTTATCAAATCGATATATCGTATATAATAGATAAGCAGTACTCGAAGAAATGCACGCGCTTCATCATCGGAGCTTCATTTGTTACAcaagtttttatttcaactcTTCAATTTAAAGTATAAACGACATGTCTAGGGAAACCGGATTTACACGAAAACTCTATATGCGCTTGAGCGTTCGGACCCAAACAACAGCGTAAAGCGGACAGGTGCTGCACCTCAAATCGTTTTTATCGTCTTGTGAAACCGTATGAGTTAAAAACAGACAGCAATTTTCCATACGACATACCTGGAAAGCCCAACACTGTTCCGTGTTTTGTAGCCATCCGTTTATGAAATGTCAAAATTAACAACGACGTTAATGGGCAATGTGAAATTACTACTACTAAAAAAGTACCGCAACTGCCTTCGAGGtataaatcaaacacaccgGAGCAAAAATAGTTTACATGGCGAGCCACTTTGTATTTAACCGATATAatcgatttggtttttttttcagtctCCTATCTGAAACCAAAACCGGTTGTTGGAAACCGGTCACCTTCGAAGTTAGATTGACCATAACAAAAGTTCGCATGCTTTGGAGCATATGGAGCGCTATCAGGGCAAAGGGAGAACGAAAGagataataagaaaaaaatagagagagatacagagagagagagagagagagagagagagagagagtgaaaagtaGTCAGAAACTGTTTTGATGTTATTCAAACTAATATATTATTATGTAATGTATTTAAACATTGTCTTATAACACTAAAAACCGACCTAAATTAACTTAACCAAcctaatttaataattttttttgagAGAGGAAAAACCTAACTAATCGCAGTAGGAATTCACAAGAGAGTGTGTCGCACTGCAGCCGATTCCGTTGTTAACTTAGCTGCCAACTAAAACGCTCCTGATCTTGTGTGATTATACCAGCAGTAACGCTGTACGGAAATTGCACCTTTAATAAGCCACATAATTATATgctttaaacaaatttaacttCTCTGTTGCAACAGTTCGTTCCGTCGCTTCAATGTGCATTGGGAAAAACGAACAACTTTGTCCAGTATAAAGCTATTGCATCGTATCCATTTATTCAGGACCTAGGCAATAGATGTACATTGCGCTAAGATGATCCATTATCAGTTATAGAAGTCTACGGTAAAAAGTGCTCTCTACCAGCACGCAAACATTGGTTTTTTgagttttgttctgttttgttccaaTCTTGGATCTCTCTTTCTCAAGATATACAAACCGTGCGAAAGGGGATTTCCACTATGGCGAAGTTATTTGTCCGAAAGAGGGCCATCTTTCGTCATGGCTTAGCTGACCTCGAAGAAGATCATCACCAGCAACCAGTTTTAGTTTCATCGCTGCTGTTGAACACAACACTGGGTAGAAGCTTACGTGCGTGCTTCTCCATTAGTGTTTTTAGATAGGAACTCAACTTCAATATAGGAAATATTCGGATGTAAAACATTAATGCAAACGCAGGCATACACACATTACCAGTGGTGTAGGATGGGTCGCGTAAGGTACTGTGCACTCCCGATTATATTGTTGTGCCTTTTGCTGGTGGTAGATTTAAGTTCAACGCAGAGCTGTGGCAAACGGAAGGTGGTAAATCAACTGATTGTGAACGGAACCGCAGCTAAGGATGGTCATTGGCCATGGCACGCGGCAATTTTTCACAACAAAGGCTTATCAAACGAATATGCGTGCGGAGGAACAATTTTGGACCGGAATACCGTTCTAACGGGTGAGCCGAACACAAACCAGTTTACAAACCTTGACTTTTTCATTGATGTTTTCCCATTTGTCGATCCTAGCGGCTCATTGTGTGATGACAACGCATGGTCTTATTGCGCGAAGACGTCTCGTAGTACAAGTTGGACTAAATCGTATCAGCGCAGCTGATAACCGCGCACAAAACCATAAAGCGTTCGAGTTGATCGTGCATCCGGAATACAGCGTCAACAGTATCCGACACGATGTCGCTCTGATTGTGCTCGAAACCGACATCACCTACACCGACTACATCCAACCGGTTTGCTTGTGGAATCGAGACGATGATTTGAACGCGATCGTTGGCACCTGGGGCACGGTGGTCGGATTCGGTATTGATGAGACCGATGAGGTTTCCGACACACTGCGTGAAGCTAGCATTCCCGTCGTTAACCACATCACCTGCATCGAAAGCAACCGAGAACTGTTTGGCTCACAGCTTACATCGAATATGTTTTGTGCTGGCAATCGTGATGGGATCGGGGCGTGCAACGGCGACAGCGGAGGAGGTTTATTCTTCAACTACAGTGACACCTGGTTCATTCGCGGAGTCGTGTCTTTCACAAAGCCTCGTCAATACGGGAATTATTGTGGTACGAACGAATACACCGTTTTTACTGATGTGGCGAAATACTTGAGTTGGATCGAGCAACAGATGGGTGGAAAAGATGGTCAATCGATTGCGACAGGGATTGCAAACGGTCATAAAATCGGGTTGCTACCGATGTCAACCTGTGGTCCCAATCCGTATGCAAGCCGGGAAGAATTATCAAAGCCGGTTCTGCTCGGATATCCTTGGGTGGGTTTGGTAGAGTGTACTGCAAAAGAAACGTTCGAGAAGCGTATAGTATGTGAGGCAACTTTAATAAGTGACTTGTATTTAGTCACTGTGGCCCATTGCCGGAGGCAAATACAAAATTGCTTTATGTGCGTGTACCTTAGTGTTTGCACAGTTGCGTTCAAATTTTAACGCTTTTCTTTCA
This region of Anopheles marshallii chromosome 2, idAnoMarsDA_429_01, whole genome shotgun sequence genomic DNA includes:
- the LOC128717908 gene encoding serine protease 7-like — protein: MTTHGLIARRRLVVQVGLNRISAADNRAQNHKAFELIVHPEYSVNSIRHDVALIVLETDITYTDYIQPVCLWNRDDDLNAIVGTWGTVVGFGIDETDEVSDTLREASIPVVNHITCIESNRELFGSQLTSNMFCAGNRDGIGACNGDSGGGLFFNYSDTWFIRGVVSFTKPRQYGNYCGTNEYTVFTDVAKYLSWIEQQMGGKDGQSIATGIANGHKIGLLPMSTCGPNPYASREELSKPVLLGYPWVGLVECTAKETFEKRIVCEATLISDLSSVLMGEYDINSPKDCLNVDGQMVCSPPVQTLRIESVIAHTGFNRPIRFADDIALIRLRDRADTSWSNVKPICLPVTSELRSLKPTHVTLTTWELLTGGNLLERTLRETIDTTECEKLLRDNFLIARLTARQICIKPHLNSDCKLSLSGAPLQVVQKVQGESRYVLYGVASVGPNNCTDPIPDIYTNIASYVDWILENIQE